In Falco rusticolus isolate bFalRus1 chromosome 7, bFalRus1.pri, whole genome shotgun sequence, the DNA window ATTGTTTGAATCTTGCATGCACTACCTCTACGTTCAGCTGGACTGTCCTGCTCAAACGAAATGCTTCGGCAGGGTAAAGCATTACAAAGTGTTCACCCTACCTAACTATCGTAgattgaaaagtattttttagtGTACGCTGTTCTTTCAGTTGAGGATTTAGTAATAACGCAGAAACGTCCAACCAACTGATAAACACAGAGACTGGCAGTGATAATgaaattacttctaaaaatCTCCTTCCTCAGAAATATTATAAAATCTTACCTATCAACTCCACTAAGAAGAGAGCATATGTCAGCACTCAAGACAGAGGGCAGCATGTCATAACGACGATCCGCTAAATAGTAAGTTGTTGCCCTGaggaataaaatacatttactatTGTTTTCACAAGGACTCATTGGTGCGTATCTCCCAAGCACTTTGGGGTATAAGCATAGCTTCACCAAAACAAGACACAGCATGATTTTAAAAGGTTATTCTTACAGAACAAACACATGTGCAATACCAAAGTCAACTTACTAAGGCCAGAACTAGGGCTGTACAAAACAGGCTCAACTAAGAAGAGATCATTTAATGGCTATACCTAACGTCTCTGCTCTACagtttacatttctttgcatCTACAAAGAATACATTTCATAAAGTGATTCAGCAGTTTAAGTTCAAAGCAATGgcaatgaaagtaaaaaaggaaTGCACTATCTGGCATATTAAAACACAAGGTTGAATATTACAACATAAGCCTGCCAACTACCTCTAGAATTGAATTCATGTAAGACTTAATTCCATTTTGTGGGTGTTCTGTGTGAAGATTCACCCCCCTTGGAATGCAAACACGTGGTTTGTAAATACTTCAAATCTCAAATGTTGAAGTAGACTATAAAGCAAACAATAGTGATTAGTGAAAGATAAACCTAAACTGTAACTCTGTGGAAAAGAGCAATTTCATagtaaaacagcaaagcagtagGTCAGATAGCAGTTTCTTCCCCAGCAGGCCTATTTTATCCAAATAAATGCAGAATACCATTAGTTACACATTAGTTTTAATATGCTGTTTTCATGAcgtgaaagaagaaataatgtttccttccttccaatATTTCTCAATGTTTCCTTAAGGCAGCATCACGAACTTCTAAgctaaatacattttctaatttttagaaaataatttaccttGCTCTGGCCTCAACATCAGTGTAAGAATTTGCTGCCACAAAATGGGTTACATCTGCAATGTGGACACCTAACTCCAGATTCCCATTAGGCAGAGTTCTAAGGGAGAGTGCGTCATCCACATCCTCGCAGCCTTTTGGGTCAATGCTGAATATCAAGTGTGTATCTCTCAAGTCAAGAcgttttttttcctcctcaggaTTCACCTTCCATGGATTCTTTGAAGAACTCACTGGCATTTCACTCATCTGTATAAAAAGATGATTGATGACTATCTTCTCTACAAAAACAAGCCAGCCAACaaattaatttagcttttctttttctacactTTTAATTGTTTTGCATGCTTTTTCATCCCTGacaaattcttctttccttccattttccaCGTCAGTCTATTACATGTACTTTACGGAAAGTACAAAACAGAATTGAGAAGAATGCTACAATATTGTGGTGATATTGCAGCCCTGGCAAACATAACCACtgcatgctggttttttttacattctttctctttcaattaATTGTAAGTATAATCAAAGTAAGTTATCTATGAGAGCTGGTTGCTCTCCTGGTTGAAGACAAAAGGATTTAAGACAATGATTTCAGTAGGACCAGGCCTTTAGGATCAGTCACATAAACACATATGGAAGACAGCAATATCTTAAAAGTCAACCTCAAATTACAATTAAGAATTGTCATCTCATAGCGAACAGATTATCTTAAAATCACTCTTGATTTGAAAATTTGTAGTACCATAGAACCACTGAtccaaaagtaatttcagaaaaattatctATAAATagttttcagctttcaaaaaccTGTTGGCAACTAAGGCATTCAGCTCTAAGAGGGTCCCCCTCTTTGAGAAACAAGACCCTGGAAATCAACAGAAGAGAATGTATCTAATCACAAAGACTaacctgcatttctgagaaaGGGGCAACACAAATGCTGTTCTCCACCAGAATAGCTGCAATTTCTCCCTCAAGATCTCCAATTCTTCCTAGCACTCTCACAAAGTGTCCATTTGGATATACGGAAGTTGACTCCCAAGAATCAATACGCACGACAACTCTATAATCCTGCAGCAAAACAATTGTTAGAACAGCAATCTGTTCCTGACAAGcaatcaggggaaaaaaaatgctatccAGAGTCTAGCAACTCTAAAACctctacagaaaggaaaaagaaacccacacaATGAGAAGCATAGAGGCAAATACTGagaattacatttctttcctgtccaAGACACACTTGAGGTCATTACATGGAGAATCTCTATCTTAAAGTataaagaatgaaagcaaaaccaagaggTACACAATTATTCTTATACCAGAAAAGACACAATTGGAATTTACTTCTTGGCCATGAAGAAGTACTTAACACTACAAGGTAAAAGCAGACAGGAATGAACAAACTTCTCTCTACAGCAATGGCAGGTTAATCATCGTAATACATTATCAACTTGTTGAAAAGCTCTCCCTACTGCTTTCATGAAAGTTATGTATAGTCACAGCTCCAATAAAGCCACAAGAGCTATTACAATTTACACCCCCAATATGACCTttaatttatcagaaaaaaaccaaagcaagtaGTATATAAATGCTCAGGGTACCTGGACTGTGGCCCAAACTCAGAACTCAAGGAAGCTTTAGTACCTGAAGCTGACGTGGTTTTCACCAGAATTGAACATGTTCCTTCAAGGCAGAAATTGAACTATTCTCAGAGACTTAACTTTATTAATAGTTTTACCCATGTTTTTGCCAAGGAAATCATTAGAGCATATACACCCACACAATTTTGTAGGAACACAGGATAGAGAAAGACTTCAAATTACCTGTAATGCTTCAGCCTGCTGGGTACTGATCCGAATTTTGGGAATTCGGTAGTCCCAAGGTGTAACAAGGATTTTCTGAGCATTTCTGCCCTGGGACTGGGTCTCTTCTTTAGAGGGGAAAGTGACCACATAGTCCCTCCAGTTCTTCTGAAGGATTCCAACAACTTTACCTTTTAATAGGGGACATTGTTGGCTGTACATTAAAGAGTTAAACAGGAACATGAAAGCAAGTATGTGGGAGGTACAGAAGATTCATTGCTTTGTAATATGAACTAATGTGTCCACAAATCTGTACTACACTTGCTAACAACATATGGTATTGCAGACAACAATACAATAAATTATCATTGGCACAGCTAGAATTTAATGAGCTTTTATTTATGCAGACTAACTCACTGTATAGATTTCAACTGACACAGTACATAAAGTATTCAGAGAGATTCCCACCACGACTGAAACGTGGCCAATTCTAGTAAAAATTACAGAACATTCTTAACAGCAAAAATCAAGATCAAATAGCATTTTCTTGCAGGAAGAGAATTAACCTCCTAAAACTTTTAACTCTGACCTCAGCAAACTTTGAAGATGTAGCTATACTTGCAGAGTAATATTTTCAAGTCAGGCTCTAAGTTTCCATGGTACACAGGCATGTCACATTTTAACGGGAGTTCGATACTTCACctaacaaaatttttttttcatcttgaacATTATTTATCATCAAGGAGTTAAAAGGATGCTGTTATCTTTCTGTGTAATCAACAATGACAGTTGAGGATTCGAGCACACCCTCTGGTAAATTAGTCTGTATTAGAATGTTAGTTCGTCTCTTGAAGAGCTGTGAAGAGTGACAGCATGCATTTGGGTAGCAAAGTATTCCAAACTCAGTATTTCTGGAAGAGAACTACAATAATTCAGCTATTTCTGAGAATgaatttgaaggaaaacaaaggggTGGGTCACATATAGAAAGAATTTAGTGGCCTTCTTGTTGGGATATGTTAGAACGCTTTCATTTGGGATAACCACTTCAAATTTACTAAGGTGCAAAAAATGTGACAATCACAGAAATCAAGGGGACTATGTAATAAAGAGTGCAACACAGCTTGGACCAAGGAAGTGAGGTAATCTTAACAAAGCATTTCATCATGCTATCTACTTTACCTGTGGGCATAGGGTCACCAGTGGTGTCTGCAGGTGCTTTATCCTCACTCTCATTTTCACAAAGGGCAACAGTCCTTCCTTTCCATTCATGCAAAGGCAGTAACTCAACAGCTACCACATCACCATGGATTGCACGGTTTCGAGCTCTGGCCTCATAAATAAGGATGTCACTTTGGAGttctagatttaaaataaaaagaaacagaactatAAATTGTTAATTCTTCCACTCTTGGCAGCGTTCtgctgaaataacagaaaatgacatttgcaatatatttttttttaaaaaggactaTTGGCAAGTAAttaatatttcaagaaaattaacccccccttttttttaaaaggagatatTACACAATTCTGTAAGCCAACTCTTGGATGAAAAGCAGCATAGGCTGGCCGAGTTCATTGTTTTTAAGCAGcaactttaaaaacacacaacaTAGTTAAAATTGTGGAAACCACTGCCACAGGATTCTGAAGAGGGTCCAGAATaaagcaagtttttaaaaaactattagTAAATCAAACACTGGTTGACTGCAGGGCCTGTCATGGGAACATTTGAAAGTACTTATTACTGAAAGCTGAACTAAGTACTGCACAAAATACTTGCACAAAGATCATGGGCTGTTCCCTCAAAGGTATTTATTACTAACTCATACCAGAAAGACAGTACTGGTGTTCCAATCTGCtccaaaaggcatttttcctaTTATGTTCACAATGACCAACTTCCTAATCCTGCCAACATCTATGCAAACACTTATTTCAGTCAAATGAGTGGTCACCTGAAGGCAGAACAAAGCACAGGGATAATAAATTTGCATCAGTATTCAACCTCCAAAAAGATCTAGGGAAACCTGTTAGCAGGACAGGAGTCCAAAACACAGCCGAAGGTACTAAGAAAGATGAAGCAGGACATAAAGGGTATTGCTTTCTCAAGAGGCCCACCCTCTGGGTTATCTTCAGCCTCCTTTCTGGCCCACGACAATAACTCAAGCACTGCAGTATCTTAGCTTTCATCTTGTTTAGTAACCGGACAGCTACATATGTATGGCTGCACAGCTTCATGTAAAAAGCACAGACTGTGTCAAAAAGGCATTGAGTACATCCTCTCATTGTCTTTTCACCTGTTTCTTTGCTGCCAAATCCCTGAAGTCGAACAAAAGCTTCCAGTTGTGCTCTATGCTTATTGACATTCAGTGTAccctaaaagaaaataacaaaccaaTAAACAGAATGAAACAGTCACACCTCTAAACTGCcaacttcaaaatataaaatgttgGGGGTTAcgattatttttacataaaatagtAGTCATTATTGATAAGTGGGGTATTTTGAACACAACTGTTCTCTCTATAGGGGGAAAAGATACGATGCAGAACTTCCAAGTACttgcttctggaaaagaaaaggaaattcttttaaatgctCAATTTAATTGTGAGATGGTAAAGATCCTTTTATTCAAAGCATAGGCAGTGTAAGATTACTTTTGCTGCCTGCCTTAATATAGAATCTGGAGTTACTCCTACAAGAAAACCctcattatttttgttcatattCTGTTCTTGCCTCGCTGCTGAAATTGtcaagaaagaaggaaattactACCCTAattctttaaagtatttttaagacaaGGACACTTGTCCACCAACAATCCATAGTACAATGGATCTGTAGCTGGTACAGttctgtggtttggatttagcATGAGAATAATGTCGAGAACACAcagatgtttcagtttttgctaagcagtgcttactcgaaatcaaggacttttcaagtttcccatgctctgccagtgagcaggtgcacaagaagctgggagggagcagagccaggacagctgactagaactagccaaagggatattccataccataaaatgtcatgctcagtatataaactgtggggagttggccaggggctgctgatCACTGCTGGAGGACCGGCTGGACACaggtcagtgggtggtgagtattgtgcatcacttgtttggtttttcctcttgaattttattcctctctcccactctcctcttcattacaattataattcttttcagttattaaactgttcttatctcagctcATGGGTTATaccttttcctgattctcctccccatcccactagggcaggagggggagtgagtgagtggcaGCGTGGTACTTACTTGttggctggagttaaaccatgacactgaCCGAGAGATCTCTGTAcagtattatttatatttaagaatGAGATCTAGCTGCTAGTTTCTCAATTTAGAGGTGTATCACATATCAACCTGAGGAAAAATCCATAGCAAATTTAATATTCTAAATTACTAATTATGATTTTAACTTCTCCAAGACAAAAAAGAATCCATGTGTTCACAAGATGAAGTAGGGGAAATACGGAGAATCCTAATGCCTTCCATCCTCTTActcctgttttttttattttctttcctctccccactATAGCAATACTTCTTCAGGTAACCAGTCTAATTCAGGCAACTAAAGAGACCAAGCACAAGACTGCACTGTTCTCTGTATGCTCTCTATATAGCAAATGACCTGTATGTATCTTCCAGATTTGATTCCAGCTTCCAATATTTCCACAGGTAAGTGCTCAGGATATTCTTTCCCATTGTTTTCTTGGCTTTCACTCTCCCGTTCACGCCGAGCTTGAAGTATAGAGTCAAAGAGCTCATGGGCAGCCTTTAAGTCAGGCCAAAAGTTATCCAAGTAATTCTGTGTGCACATACataaacaaacatgaaatatttagagATCTGTTCTTTGAATAATGCATTTGGAAAGCCCATAATGGACAAGAGCTGTCTCAAACGCTAACTCAACTAGCACTTCCAAGTGGTAATGGTGTGTTTGCTCTAAACACCACAGATTTGTTCCAGGTTCAACCTAACTCATTTGCTAAGTACAACAAAGGAGGCATGACTGTTAAGACAGCATCCTAGACTAGAGATTCAAAAACTTTTTCTACCAATATACCCAATTCAGGCCACATACTTCTTGCAAAGTGCcataacagaaaaatcaaactggCAACCCACTATTATGTTTACACTTCTTACATGACTTTTTATGCTACATTTGCTCCACTTCCCATTGTCTCATAGCAGTTAAAAAACTCAAGCATCATCATTTAATATAGCTTTAAGGTAAATCTGTTTGGTCCTGTTTTTACTTAATGTCTTTTCCCAGCTAAACATAAACATGCCATCCATATAACCTACTGAATACAAGCAGTATCAGAGATCAACAACTAAATGCAGAATGAATTATCTTCTCATGCACCACTGTATCCTAAGTAGTCAAGGCTAAAGTAAACTGGCAGAATAACGCTGATGGATATTTATGCTACAGCTGTTTATGGACTGCTTGCACTAAAGATTTAGACAGCTGGCTGAGGTAACTGATCATTGTTCACCAATGccaaattctttaaaaacaaggaaaacaacgAGAAGGGCTCCTAAGACAGATGAACTCTAGCTTTAAagctgccatttttcttttcagttctctggTTCGCTCACTGCCACCATTTTTTATGACATTCCCATGACTGacatctttgctttctttgataAATGAAGACATGAGTTACCATCATAGTTTTCTTAAACATAAAGTCTGAAATGATCCGCACCATACATTGGGCTTTAATGTACTTGCTTCATCCATTTGATATAGCATAAAGGAAACCACCTTCTACTTTTCTGGCATGTTACCTTGAAGGAAATCACAAACActccttctgtttcatttccataCTGCCTGATAGCATCTTCATCTTCTGTAACCATAACAACTGGCATCTGACCCAAGCAGTGATTATAGTACCAGACTGCTGCATTGTAAATACTCCTAGAAAAGCAAAGTTTGAAATAAGGTTTCCGATATATCTCATTTGCTACTTGCAAGACATTTGCCAGCTTTGTGTGAACAAGATTTTGGTTTAACACGTATACTCTTGAGATATATACACCAAGCTATATAAACCTTATATCTGCAAAAATTTTTATGCGCAGTACATAAGCACCAAGAGaccagaggaaaatgaaatgtttcctcTCCAATATATCTGCTTGTGCCCTAACTGCAATGTAACATACTGTTCCTCTGAGGGAAAGTTTGTAAAAAGCAAGCTGGCACTGCCAAGACTCCAATGCTATGGTGTTTACAGGCTATCAGATATTACATCTAACAGTCCAGTAAGGTTCACGTGATATATTTATTATGCTAAAGCATCCTTTAAAATGGCTGCGCACCTTGAAAATGatccagcattttttaattcaattgCATTGAATTAAGTACATTTTTGTCTATGTTTCTAAGAAAACAATGTTGACACTTTCTTAATCACAAATGGACAATCTAGACTTTCAGTTATTGCCAACTGTTCCGGAGCTAAGCAGAGCAAGAGTGTGAACTCTTATGTACACAATACATGCTAATATTCCTAAATACATTATCACAATGTTGTCCAGTGTAGTGCTACATAAGTTAAAACAAACCTGGTCTGCCATTTCTCCATGGATTCTCCCTTCTCTCTTGGCAAGTAAGAATGCTGGTGGAACTCATTAGCAAACACAATACAGTCATGACGGGCATCCTTTACTAGATTTCGTAACTTGTTGTACAGTCTGTAATATGAAAAAGGTAAATATTGTcttgtgctttcttttgctaatgttattttaactccagatgaaaatacagctgaaaaactCAAGGAAAGGTATTGTCACGCACAAAGAAATTATCTCATTGAATTACATCACTGGTGACAAAACCTAAAACATCATCTGTAAGTGAGCTTTTCATGATTTCCATTATCAATGCTTCTGACTTTTAAACATTTGTTATTCAATGAGCCCCACAAAACACTGTAAGTATTTAGGAACTTATTTTGTCACTGCTGGGACAAGAGCTATTTCTTCAAAGGCATTTGTGTTTTAGAAATGTAGGAAGACTTTGGTAACACTCTTAGAGGCTATGGCAATACATCGGTTAATGTCTGGTAAGGTAAATACTACATAACAGTATTAATTGCTCCCCATAGACAAGTGCTCAGTCTTTAATacagcaaaccaaaaccatGTCACAATCTGGTTGTGGCACATGATCCATTGCTACTGCAAAGTGTCCTCAATTCCTATCATAAGCTATCTGACTAGTTAATAATGCTACAGGTTTAATATTGTTCCTATCAAGCAAAAACTATGACACATTGATGTCCATGGACCATAAAGGATTACAGCTCTTTCCCTTCTGTAAAAGTATATTATAAAGACACTTGAAAGACCCAAAACCAAATTAAGCACAGTATATTTGCTGACTTTGGGTTACTGACACTTGCTGACTTTGGGTTACTGTGCTTAAACATACACTTCACAAGctagtatctttttttcaatctgattttaaaataagatataaTAGGATAAGTACCTGCGTCCTTTTTGATGTTGCACAGCTTGACATGCTGTCTGCATGAAAATAGTACCCTTCAGCTCTGGAAACTCGAGAATCTCAAGGTAATCTTGAACAACCTTGCAGTCGGGGACAACATAATGTGTAACATCATCTGATAACAATTTGCCATctaaaaaataatccagaatttaaatgtttaaacttTCAGTGGCAATACtggtttcttaaaaatactttcagatgTCAGGAAATTAGAGTTGTGTAATCTCAACAGTATACATACCTCTTTTCTGAATGAACAAAACTATGACTACTGTGGTACAAGCTCTAAAATTTATGAGATAACCCTTTTGCATCCACTGATGCCAAAATTTAGTGCAAATTCTATCCAAATGAGTGAAAAAGATCCACTTGCTTTATGAAAAGGACGGAACTTAAAGAGTGCAGGTAGCAGtcttttttctgtacttccaTACGAAGAAAGACAATGTATACCTGCCACAGAAAATCTTTTCATGGCATTTTCAAAGGGTATAGAATTATGGATACTTCTGTTACACTGCTTCCACAGATATCTCTATTAAACACTATCCATTTATAGCAGGCTCTTTTTATGTATCTTTACAAAAAAGAATACAGATAAGGGTGTATGTGGAGAAAAGCAACGCTACTGCAAAGAGATGTTATTGAATCTAAACTATTAACcatcattatttatttcctctaaAGAGATTCCATCCCTTAGGAACACACCATCAAAATACCACGAACAACCATCACAGATGACATCTTAAAATGTACCTAAAACCTGACGAGTTTAATTGCTTTAGATGTTTCAAAGATTACCCAATGAACTTTTGGGCGGGAGGGgatctgtattttctctcaCTGCCTATTCATCCCTTATGACTTTATAAACACTGAACTGCTGAACTTACCGCAGTGCAGgcaaattatatataataaaagtATATAGATTTTGACAAGTTATGTTATTTTCACGTATTTCTCAGAAGCTGATGCAGGACAATCTGTCTATTAACTGTGATCACTAGAAGTGTGAATCCAGTAGGCAGAACTCTGCATACAGTAATATGGCTACATCTCACACTGAAGGCATATAATGGATGATGGCAGAATGCATACAAGAAAGGTAATATTTATCAATAATTCAGAAGAGCATTAAAAGTGAAATGTCACTTGAAGATTTATGTAATCTGCCCATATTAAGCTATCCTTGCCTAACCTATACATCTAGATCAGAATAACTTCTAAGTAGGCACAGCACACTACAAGTATCTGTAGATGTGATTTATGCAGGCAGTCTCTCACAGTGCATGAAATAAGTTTGCTCAGCACACTGTGTAGAgtcaggaatgaaaacaaatgttcacCTCACTTCTGAGTTACCTAGAATAATTACAAAGGGACATATCCTGACACTTGCCTGCAGCACAATTTACATTTAAGTCCAGAAGAGGGGAAGTTAGGCATGGCAAGAGAggcaagactttttttctggtatGTGCCTGTAACTTATCCTTAAGGAATTAATAACTAAATGCAATACATTGGGGAGCAGTAACTATCACTGGCCCTGACATCCTGGATAGCAGTAATATACTGCACTACCTTCTGCTCGCAATTACCATGGGCACCTAATTCAAAAGTGACAACATCTATGTCAATCACAgttcagaagaaggaaaaaaaccccaaaactataGAGTTGAAATTCTCCACCTTTTCTTTTAGGTAAGCAGTTAAGCAAACAATTTGGTCGATTCAAATAGGCTGGATATTATGTTATTTGCCAGTTTCCTGCATCAAATAAATTGTGTtatttaacaaaaccaaaaaaaccaaccccttAAATATCAGCCAAAGGTCACATGATGATCTATGATGCACATAATAGCACCACGGTAtgtaaaaacaacaacaaatctAGACATCACAGGGACTGGCAGTCTTCCCGTGTCTGAAATGACCGGATATAACACAGGCAATTACATTTAATTACTTAACAGAAATCACTGCTGATGCAGAGTTAGTCGCTTCAAGATAACGGCTTGGCCCCACTGCAGTACTTAACAGGTATGTACAGCATTTAATTAATGGTATAAACCACCACCCTGAAAAaactaatacattttttaaagatctttgtaAAACAGGGAAGTGTGAAACTTGCATAATCCTTTAGCCTTTTATCACTGTCTGTAAACTGCTCACAGTTAAATCCTGTAACAATCAACTTCtcaattcctttttctcttaatgCCTGGTTTATTTCCGacaggttttgctttgaaagggTACTTTTGCTATAGCCTTGCTTTGGTACCGTCTGTTTTTTCCACGACTTTTACGCCGCTCTTCCGCACCGGTGGTGGCCGGCCCGGGAGGGCCATGGGGGGCCTAGGGCAGACCCCAGCACCCCGCAGCCCACCCCGGCCCCCTCCCGCcgttctctctctttttattcaTGGCTCGTCCCGCTCGCTGCCCCCCCTGAGCTGCTCCCCGCGCCCGCACCGGGGTCCTGCCAGCTCCAGTCAGGCCTCCGCGTCCCGGCCCTCCCCGCCTGTCATGACCTCAGCCCAGGGATCGCCCTCTGCACCCAGCTTTGGCCTACGGAACCTGAGGCACAACGGCCCCCCCTCCCGGGGCAagctgcccacagctgcagctcGCCCCCGGCGCGACCGTGGGTCTGGCGCCCCGGATCCCCCCCcgcctttcctcacaggagcCCCGACCCCagcctcccgccgccggccccctCACCGCGAGGACAGGCGGCCGGGCACAAGGCGCTGCGGCACGGCACGTCGGGGCGCAGGTAGTGCTCCCGCACGACGCGCACCGAGCGGCCCTGCTGGCCCCGCAGCTGCAGCACTTTCTCCGTGCGGAGCATTGAGATGGCGGGAAGCGGCAGCCCCTCGGCCAGGCCCGCCGCTCCCAGAGCGCTTGCGCATGGTGCGCGGGGCGGTGCAACCGTACGAGGCAGAGACTCGGTGGAGGGGCGGGAAACGAGCGGGCTGGCGGTGCTGGGGCGTGTTGGGCTGAGGCGAGGGAAGCCTGAGGGGAGGCGGGCACTTGCTGGGGGGACCGGGGCTGCGGCGGAGGGGAGGCGGGAACTTGCTAGGGGCAGACGGGCACTCGCTGAGGGAACCGGGACGGCAGTGGAGGGGAGGCGGGCACTTGCTGAGGGAACCGGGGCGGGAGCAGCAGGCGGGTGGGAACTTGCTGAGGGAACCGGGGCTGCAGCGGAGGGGAGGCGGGCACATGCTGAGGGAACCGGGGCGGCAGCGGAGGGGAGGCGGGCACATGCTAAGGGAACCGGGGCGGCAGCGGAGGGAAGGCGGGCACTTGCTGAGGGAACCggggcggcagcagcaggcGGGTGGGAActtgctgagggagctggggctgcaggggaggggagg includes these proteins:
- the DIS3L gene encoding DIS3-like exonuclease 1, whose product is MLRTEKVLQLRGQQGRSVRVVREHYLRPDVPCRSALCPAACPRDGKLLSDDVTHYVVPDCKVVQDYLEILEFPELKGTIFMQTACQAVQHQKGRRLYNKLRNLVKDARHDCIVFANEFHQHSYLPREKGESMEKWQTRSIYNAAVWYYNHCLGQMPVVMVTEDEDAIRQYGNETEGVFVISFKNYLDNFWPDLKAAHELFDSILQARRERESESQENNGKEYPEHLPVEILEAGIKSGRYIQGTLNVNKHRAQLEAFVRLQGFGSKETELQSDILIYEARARNRAIHGDVVAVELLPLHEWKGRTVALCENESEDKAPADTTGDPMPTGKVVGILQKNWRDYVVTFPSKEETQSQGRNAQKILVTPWDYRIPKIRISTQQAEALQDYRVVVRIDSWESTSVYPNGHFVRVLGRIGDLEGEIAAILVENSICVAPFSEMQMSEMPVSSSKNPWKVNPEEEKKRLDLRDTHLIFSIDPKGCEDVDDALSLRTLPNGNLELGVHIADVTHFVAANSYTDVEARARATTYYLADRRYDMLPSVLSADICSLLSGVDRYAVSVLWELEKESYEILSVCYNKTIIRSAYKLVYEAAQGLLDGDTSVVGDIPELRNLDERTRQTRVAELVWAISKLTDIARHVRAKRNSCGALELEGVEIRVQLDDKHNIHDLIPKQPLEVHETVAECMILANHWVAKKISENFPHQALLRQHPPPRQEYFTELRECASAKGFSMDTRSNKTLAESLDKANDPLDPVVNQLLRSMATQAMSNALYFSTGSCSEEEFHHYGLALEKYTHFTSPIRRYADMVVHRLLIAATLKETKGDVKSNIFSNKDLEELCRHINNRNRAAQRAQKQSTELFQCMYFKDKTPETDERCIADGVIYSIRTNGVLVFVPRYGIKGAAYMKNKEGLVISCQGDRSCEWKPGSLHRFQNKITSTTTTGESVTLSLFDHITVKILVQTSRCHADTIKLEIIRNTPYQTPDAEVSQNFHVVKSDLVKEVSQSAEAQRAQEAARVEAIDEDYQEYCQTKGASLYQLLEEIRDLALLDVSADIRT